In one window of Vanessa atalanta chromosome 10, ilVanAtal1.2, whole genome shotgun sequence DNA:
- the LOC125066952 gene encoding uncharacterized protein LOC125066952, whose translation MWKIIPNSSCILEPEELRYLKQLLAKNICNCKICKGYEKSLENIIDYHDKQNQVTEQCFVKEISRAVSAQKFHQVPSLHNTLCPGCYMALNLSRQKDVKIFKDEEIETKTEMFSCDKSTEKAYNVAEKSTSDTKQCELSHNAVALDKVGSEVSNANVEDQDISMRKEPMAYLEYKEETPETAPIYNNCHCMSNFINSIRPPLRNCDIYNQ comes from the coding sequence ATGTGGAAAATAATACCAAATTCCAGCTGCATACTTGAGCCAGAAGAGCTGCGttacttaaaacaattattagctaaaaacatatgtaattgtaaaatttgtaaagGTTACGAAAAATCAttggaaaatattatagattaccATGACAAGCAAAATCAAGTGACAGAACAATGTTTTGTCAAAGAAATATCTAGAGCTGTATCAGCTCAAAAATTTCATCAAGTCCCATCTCTACACAACACTCTCTGTCCGGGGTGTTATATGGCCTTAAATTTAAGTCGTCAAAAAGATGTTAAGATTTTTAAAGATGAGGAAATTGAAACCAAGACAGAAATGTTTAGTTGTGACAAATCAACCGAGAAAGCGTATAACGTTGCTGAGAAATCTACTTCAGATACAAAACAATGTGAGCTCAGTCATAATGCCGTTGCATTAGATAAAGTTGGTTCTGAAGTATCAAATGCTAATGTTGAAGATCAAGATATTAGCATGAGAAAAGAGCCAATGGCTTACTTAGAGTATAAAGAAGAAACTCCTGAAACGGCGCCTATTTATAACAACTGCCATTGCATGTCCAACTTTATTAATTCTATTAGACCACCTTTAAGAAATTGTGacatttataatcaataa
- the LOC125066951 gene encoding asparagine synthetase [glutamine-hydrolyzing], which translates to MCGIWATFGTEGGLSATCLKCFSAIVHRGPDAWRIEQDAREPLATLGFQRLAIVDGLHGMQPMRLHRYPRITLICNGEIYNYKRLQDQYNFPYETNCDVEAIIHCYENFGISDAVKKLDGVFAFCLVDGEKRKIFISRDPYGVRPLFKLQDDENGFMAICSEAKGLIGLKQKASETSTLGQFPPGHLEEWDMLEGGKVKLNKTEQYFTPGTAPRFLPFVSEEEISELSVYEKTAYLLEAACKKRLMSDRRIGCLLSGGLDSSLITALVVKLAKIHKLPYKIQTFAIGMGDSPDLIAARTVAEYLGTEHHEVKFDENDVKQELDNVIYHLESYDITTIRASLPMYLLAKYIKENTDTTVVFSGEGADEVAQGYIYFRDAPDTKAAHDESIRLLSDIYLYDGLRADRTTSAFSLELRVPFLDIQFTNHYLNIEPSLRQPQNGVEKHLLRNSFAKSGLLPDTILFRHKEAFSDGVASVKKSLFTTIDEIIRERLPNEIPCYPGVQPNTPESKYYRYIFEKSFSGQHNFTPYYWMPKWVQVSDPSARFIKHYAAL; encoded by the coding sequence ATGTGTGGAATTTGGGCAACATTTGGAACTGAGGGAGGTCTCAGCGCCACCTGCCTTAAATGTTTTTCCGCAATAGTACACCGCGGACCGGACGCATGGCGAATAGAGCAAGACGCAAGAGAACCTCTCGCTACACTTGGTTTCCAAAGACTCGCTATTGTTGATGGTCTACATGGTATGCAACCTATGCGATTACATCGTTACCCTCGAATAACTCTCATTTGTAACGGTGAAATATACAACTACAAACGACTTCAAGATCAATACAATTTCCCATATGAAACAAACTGCGACGTGGAGGCCATTATTCACTGTTACGAAAACTTTGGCATTTCTGATGCCGTTAAAAAACTTGATGGTGTATTCGCATTTTGTTTGGTCGATggtgaaaaaagaaaaattttcaTTTCTAGGGATCCATACGGTGTCAGACCCCTATTTAAGTTACAAGATGATGAAAATGGTTTTATGGCAATTTGTTCAGAAGCCAAAGGTTTGATTGGATTAAAACAAAAGGCAAGCGAAACGTCGACTTTAGGTCAATTTCCTCCAGGGCATTTAGAAGAATGGGATATGTTAGAGGGAGGTAAAGTTAAACTTAACAAAACTGAACAGTATTTTACGCCTGGTACTGCACCTCGCTTTTTACCGTTCGTATCTGAAGAAGAAATCTCAGAGTTAAGTGTTTATGAAAAAACTGCTTATTTATTAGAAGCAGCTTGTAAGAAAAGATTAATGTCCGATAGACGGATAGGATGTCTTCTTAGTGGAGGTTTAGATTCATCACTTATTACGGCTTTAGTAGTAAAGTTAGCCAAAATACACAAACTgccatataaaatacaaacatttgcGATAGGCATGGGAGATTCTCCTGATCTTATCGCTGCTCGCACAGTTGCAGAATACCTTGGAACCGAACATCATGAAgtcaaatttgatgaaaatgaTGTAAAACAAGAATTAGATAATGTAATATATCATTTAGAATCATACGATATTACAACTATACGAGCTAGCTTACCGATGTATCTTCTTGCAAAGTACATTAAAGAAAACACAGACACTACGGTCGTATTTAGTGGTGAAGGGGCAGATGAAGTAGCTCAAGGGTACATTTACTTTAGAGATGCTCCAGATACTAAAGCTGCTCACGATGAAAGTATACGTCTGCtttcagatatatatttatacgatgGATTAAGAGCAGATCGAACAACAAGTGCATTTAGCTTGGAACTTCGAGTACCATTCTTAGATATTCAGTTTACTAACCACTATCTTAATATCGAACCTTCTTTACGCCAGCCTCAAAACGGCGTGGAAAAGCATTTACTCCGTAACAGTTTTGCCAAGAGTGGCCTGTTACCGGACACAATTTTATTCAGACATAAAGAAGCATTTAGTGACGGCGTCGCTTCTGTGAAAAAGTCCTTATTCACAACGATTGATGAAATAATTAGAGAAAGATTGCCAAATGAAATTCCTTGCTATCCCGGAGTTCAACCCAACACTCCTGAATCTAAGTATTACCgatacatatttgaaaaatctttttCGGGTCAACATAACTTTACACCATATTACTGGATGCCCAAATGGGTCCAAGTGTCGGATCCATCGGCAAGATTTATAAAGCATTATGcagctttataa